One Deinococcus grandis DNA window includes the following coding sequences:
- a CDS encoding WGR domain-containing protein, with protein sequence MSVTYLEYSDPNGAEHKFYEVTVDGADLTVRYGRIGTDGQTQRKTFPSPEKAQAEAEKKLREKRRKGYEDAVQGVRQKREVVRRTFTETRSTTRQSAPLLWKFDTKATAFGIFAGDDQVWVGNEAGQVHALSPDGEVQRSFTLPDGVKCLVRDDRWTFAGCDDGNVYDLSGKLPFVAYEVEGSAALLWLDIHAGTLAASDWDGNVFAFDAESDQQWANVATGGKMGWMVRVDDRGVYYGHSSGVGMYDRTSGLPLWQARTRGGVLFGWQDGQDLYAGTTQNLIQRFTKAGEHVQDYACDAAVLSCATSPGGEYVFAGDSGSAVYCFTRTGERLWKLGSGVGGALSMQYSGGRLYLVTSRGTLAALDASPEAIQAAQRGEAPAPRDVKLAAAAQVSAPLTQLAVTADSGQGVRLVCERDGTRLRVRPTTPGYHAWNVQFPRNLREVGATYLVEDLVDAGGFYRVVGDIRRVG encoded by the coding sequence ATGTCTGTAACATATCTGGAGTATTCGGATCCGAACGGAGCCGAGCACAAGTTCTACGAGGTGACCGTGGACGGCGCCGACCTGACCGTCCGCTACGGCCGCATCGGCACCGACGGCCAGACCCAGCGCAAGACCTTCCCCAGCCCCGAGAAGGCGCAGGCGGAAGCCGAGAAGAAACTCCGGGAAAAACGCCGCAAGGGCTACGAGGACGCCGTGCAGGGCGTGCGCCAGAAACGCGAGGTGGTGCGCCGCACCTTCACCGAGACCCGCTCCACCACCCGCCAGAGCGCGCCGCTGCTGTGGAAGTTCGACACGAAAGCCACCGCGTTCGGCATCTTCGCGGGCGACGATCAGGTCTGGGTGGGCAACGAGGCCGGGCAGGTGCACGCCCTGAGCCCCGACGGCGAGGTGCAGAGGTCGTTCACCCTGCCCGACGGCGTGAAATGCCTCGTGCGGGACGACCGCTGGACCTTCGCCGGGTGCGACGACGGGAACGTGTACGACCTGAGCGGCAAACTGCCCTTCGTGGCGTACGAGGTCGAGGGCAGCGCCGCGCTGCTGTGGCTGGACATCCACGCGGGCACCCTGGCCGCCAGCGACTGGGACGGCAACGTGTTCGCCTTCGACGCCGAGAGCGACCAGCAGTGGGCGAACGTCGCCACCGGCGGCAAGATGGGCTGGATGGTCCGCGTGGACGACCGGGGCGTGTACTACGGGCACTCGTCGGGCGTGGGCATGTACGACCGCACCAGCGGCCTCCCGCTGTGGCAGGCCAGGACGCGCGGCGGGGTGCTGTTCGGCTGGCAGGACGGCCAGGATCTGTACGCGGGCACCACCCAGAACCTCATCCAGCGCTTCACGAAGGCGGGCGAGCACGTGCAGGACTACGCCTGCGACGCCGCCGTGCTGTCCTGCGCCACCAGCCCCGGCGGGGAGTACGTGTTCGCCGGGGACAGCGGCAGCGCCGTGTACTGCTTCACCCGCACGGGCGAGCGCCTGTGGAAGCTGGGAAGCGGGGTGGGCGGGGCCCTGAGCATGCAGTACTCGGGTGGGCGGCTGTACCTCGTGACCTCGCGCGGCACCCTGGCCGCCCTGGACGCCAGCCCCGAGGCGATCCAGGCCGCGCAGCGCGGCGAGGCCCCCGCCCCCCGCGACGTGAAACTCGCCGCGGCCGCGCAGGTCAGCGCGCCCCTGACGCAGCTGGCCGTCACCGCCGACAGCGGCCAGGGCGTGCGGCTGGTCTGCGAACGTGACGGTACCCGCCTGCGCGTGCGCCCCACCACCCCCGGGTATCACGCGTGGAACGTGCAGTTCCCCCGCAACCTCCGCGAGGTGGGCGCGACGTACCTCGTGGAGGACCTCGTGGACGCCGGGGGCTTCTACCGCGTGGTGGGCGACATCCGCCGCGTCGGGTAA
- a CDS encoding P-loop NTPase family protein: MSFLFYLVGAPGSGKRTVGKELSALTGAALLDNHLFNDPVFTAFGVDGVSPVPPELFDLAEEVRQVGLRALRLSPPARSHILTNYLSRVEDGEEVVAELRALARERGAAFVPVWLECPLPELEARMGQPERRERLKLRDPLILRGLMERGGVMEAPADALVLDTSCLEPHKAARRIVAFAAGVAGAGMLANPA, encoded by the coding sequence ATGAGTTTCCTGTTCTATCTGGTCGGCGCGCCCGGCAGCGGCAAACGCACGGTCGGCAAAGAATTGTCGGCCCTGACGGGCGCGGCGCTGCTGGACAACCACCTGTTCAACGATCCGGTGTTCACGGCGTTCGGCGTGGACGGCGTGAGTCCGGTCCCGCCGGAACTGTTCGATCTGGCCGAGGAGGTCCGGCAGGTGGGCCTGCGGGCGCTGCGGCTGTCCCCGCCCGCGCGGTCACACATCCTGACGAACTACCTGAGTCGCGTCGAGGACGGTGAGGAGGTCGTGGCCGAGTTGCGTGCGCTGGCGCGCGAGCGGGGCGCGGCGTTCGTGCCGGTATGGCTGGAGTGTCCCCTGCCGGAACTGGAGGCGCGGATGGGGCAACCGGAGCGCCGGGAACGCCTGAAACTGCGTGATCCGCTGATCCTGCGCGGCCTGATGGAACGCGGCGGCGTGATGGAGGCCCCGGCGGACGCGCTGGTGCTGGATACTTCGTGCCTGGAGCCGCATAAGGCGGCGCGGCGGATCGTGGCGTTCGCGGCGGGTGTTGCGGGTGCGGGTATGCTTGCCAATCCAGCGTGA
- a CDS encoding serine hydrolase domain-containing protein, which translates to MRFPALPPVLTGLLLSPVAHAATLFAPADVQRAAAYSQAHRGDAVLVWQDGREVFAQAQNGFDLNDPHVLASGSKTFGCLLAVALQDAGVLRLDERAADTLTEWRGDARRDITVRQLLNFTGGLPGNVGSPIPTLNRDLSAAALAATPTSPAGQAFHYGNAHLAAFAELVRRKTGQEPEVALQVRVLDALDVHPVWARDRAGHADLAGGARLSAREWARVGQLLLQGGQWQGRTLLSAAGLGECHQGSAALSVYGLNLWLNVPTNGTLDSGDTVPVAALNLKGDRLMPSQPTSVFMAAGAANQRLYVLPDRNAVIVRFGRGGDWNDDTFLKLMTGP; encoded by the coding sequence ATGCGCTTCCCTGCTCTGCCGCCGGTCCTGACCGGACTGCTCCTCTCCCCCGTGGCGCATGCGGCCACGCTCTTCGCGCCTGCAGACGTGCAGCGCGCCGCCGCGTACTCGCAGGCGCACCGGGGCGACGCGGTGCTCGTCTGGCAGGACGGCCGCGAGGTGTTCGCCCAGGCGCAGAACGGCTTCGACCTGAACGACCCGCACGTCCTCGCCAGCGGCAGCAAGACCTTCGGGTGCCTGCTGGCCGTCGCCCTGCAGGACGCGGGCGTGCTGCGGCTCGACGAGCGGGCCGCCGACACCCTGACCGAATGGCGCGGCGACGCCCGGCGGGACATCACGGTGCGGCAACTGCTGAACTTCACGGGGGGCCTGCCGGGCAACGTGGGCAGCCCCATTCCCACCCTGAACCGCGACCTGAGCGCCGCCGCGCTGGCCGCCACCCCGACCTCGCCCGCCGGGCAGGCGTTCCACTACGGAAACGCGCACCTGGCGGCGTTCGCGGAACTCGTGCGCCGCAAGACCGGGCAGGAGCCCGAGGTGGCGTTGCAGGTGCGCGTGCTGGACGCCCTGGACGTCCACCCCGTCTGGGCGCGCGACCGCGCCGGGCACGCCGATCTGGCCGGAGGCGCCCGCCTGAGCGCCCGCGAGTGGGCGCGGGTCGGGCAGCTGCTCCTGCAGGGCGGGCAGTGGCAGGGCCGCACGCTCCTGAGTGCCGCCGGGCTGGGCGAGTGCCACCAGGGCAGCGCGGCGCTGAGCGTGTATGGCCTGAACCTCTGGCTGAACGTCCCCACGAACGGCACGCTGGACAGCGGCGACACCGTCCCCGTCGCCGCGCTGAACCTGAAGGGCGACCGGCTGATGCCCAGCCAGCCCACGAGCGTGTTCATGGCGGCGGGCGCGGCGAACCAGCGGCTGTACGTCCTGCCGGACCGGAACGCGGTGATCGTGCGCTTCGGGCGGGGCGGCGACTGGAACGACGACACGTTCCTGAAGCTCATGACCGGCCCGTAA
- a CDS encoding OsmC family protein gives MADIARKAMAHWEGDLKHGKGTVSTESGVLDGAQYSFGTRFENGKGTNPEELLASAHAGCFTMQLSALLANHGHTIESLDTQATCEMVKDGAGFKVSAMKLVVRGKVTGSDQADFEAHVKQAADMCPMSQVMKGNVEITHEAILE, from the coding sequence ATGGCAGACATCGCACGCAAGGCAATGGCCCACTGGGAAGGCGACCTCAAACACGGCAAGGGCACCGTCAGCACCGAGAGCGGCGTGCTGGACGGCGCGCAGTACTCGTTCGGCACCCGCTTCGAGAACGGCAAGGGCACCAACCCCGAAGAACTCCTGGCCAGCGCCCACGCCGGGTGCTTCACCATGCAGCTCTCGGCACTCCTCGCCAACCACGGCCACACCATCGAGTCCCTGGACACCCAGGCCACCTGCGAGATGGTCAAGGACGGCGCGGGCTTCAAGGTCAGCGCCATGAAACTCGTCGTGCGCGGCAAGGTCACGGGCAGCGACCAGGCCGACTTCGAGGCGCACGTCAAGCAGGCCGCTGACATGTGCCCCATGAGTCAGGTCATGAAAGGCAACGTCGAGATCACCCACGAAGCCATCCTCGAATAA
- a CDS encoding ABC transporter substrate-binding protein has product MHTRTTLLTLSAGLGSAALTASAATYPQTVTHAAGTTTIPRQPLRVVALGPHALDLLLAIGVQPVGYGEASTFLKTPAFGSPIRDIKYLGSRVTSAPVNVGDRFNPNLEILTSLRPDLIVGETYAANVYPQLSRIAPTLLLDGIDRGAWQKTLPTLARVLNREAAYRSALNTYTKGVQATRAQLTAFGRKRVLVVWTAGGDARNTFTISGSDDWTGGLLRDVGLNVIDGQKKDAVVSVEGLAALDPDAVIVLAAGTSTPTRARAEWTAGAITSRLRASQAGQVYFFDYHLFRRIRGPIAAQLVERQLVKALR; this is encoded by the coding sequence ATGCACACACGAACCACCCTCCTGACCCTCTCCGCTGGCCTGGGCAGCGCCGCCCTGACCGCCAGCGCCGCCACGTACCCCCAGACCGTCACGCACGCCGCCGGAACGACCACCATCCCCCGGCAGCCGCTGCGCGTCGTGGCCCTCGGCCCGCACGCGCTGGACCTGCTGCTGGCCATCGGCGTGCAGCCCGTCGGCTACGGCGAGGCCTCCACGTTCCTGAAAACCCCGGCGTTCGGTTCGCCCATCCGCGACATCAAGTACCTGGGCAGCCGCGTGACCAGCGCGCCCGTGAACGTCGGCGACCGCTTCAACCCGAACCTCGAGATCCTGACCTCCCTGCGCCCGGACCTGATCGTCGGCGAGACGTACGCCGCGAACGTGTACCCGCAGCTCAGCCGCATCGCGCCCACGCTGCTGCTCGACGGCATCGACCGTGGCGCGTGGCAGAAGACGCTGCCCACCCTGGCCCGCGTCCTGAACCGCGAGGCCGCCTACCGCAGCGCCCTGAACACCTACACCAAGGGCGTGCAGGCCACCCGCGCGCAGCTGACCGCGTTCGGCAGGAAGCGCGTGCTGGTCGTCTGGACGGCCGGAGGGGACGCCCGCAACACCTTCACGATCAGCGGCAGCGACGACTGGACCGGCGGCCTGCTGCGCGACGTGGGCCTGAACGTCATCGACGGGCAGAAGAAGGACGCCGTGGTCAGCGTGGAGGGGCTCGCGGCCCTGGACCCGGACGCCGTGATCGTCCTGGCCGCCGGGACCAGCACGCCCACCCGCGCCCGCGCCGAGTGGACCGCCGGGGCGATCACCAGCCGCCTGCGCGCCAGTCAGGCCGGGCAGGTGTACTTCTTCGACTACCACCTGTTCCGCCGCATCCGCGGCCCGATCGCCGCGCAACTCGTCGAGCGGCAGCTCGTCAAGGCGCTGCGCTGA